TCTGGTGGATCTGGCGCTGGAAAAACTGGACGATATCCTGAAATCCAGCCTTGAACAGCCCGAGGCCCTGAATTACCTGGCAGAATGCCATCTGATACGGCAGGACAAGACCAAAGCCATACCGGTCTACCGCTTTCTGGCCACCCTGGGAAAGGAGCATCAGGAAAAAGCCCTGACCGGCCTGCAGAAGATGGTGGCCCAGGATCCCTCCGATATGCCGCCGATGATGGCCCTGCTGGATATTCTGGTGAAAGGAACACGCTTCAAGGAAAGCGCCCTGTTCGGCGCGGAACTGGCCAAGCGCCATCCGGCCAGCTGGGCCGAATATCTGCCCATCCTGGAAAGAGCCTCCTATCTGGACGGGCAGGATTTTAATTCCGCTTTGATCGACATCTGCTCCCAGCTGGAGGGATCGGGACAATCCCACCCGGCCATAGATTTTGTGAAAGCGGCGGCCCTGGCCGAGGCCGGCCAGCATCAAAAATCGGCCGAGTTGCTGTTGAAGCTGACCAGGGACGAAAGAGCATCGGGGCTGGCCAAAAAGGCCTTGGAGGAGATCTCCCGGAAATATCCCCAGGCGGCCCCTCTGCAGCTGGCCCTGGCCGAAAGCTATCAGGACGACGGGAAAATGGAGGATATGGCAGCGGCCCTGCTGTCGGCCATCAAATACGACAAGACCATGGTGCCCAAGGTCACCGAAAAATTAAACCAGCTGCTGGAGAAGAGCCCCGATAACGCCGAATTGCAAATGCTGCAGCTGGAGCTGCTGTATCAGGAGAAACTGCTGGACAAGGCGTTCCAGAAAGCCGAGCAGATAATCGCCCGCTGGCCCGACCAAAGCGGGGCTGGGGCATACCTGCGGCTGGGGCAGATATCTCTGGAAAGGGGCGAACTGACCAAGGCAGCCGGCAGCCTGATGAAGGCCTCGGAGCTGGATGCCGCCCTGTCGGCCGAGGCGTCCGGATCATTGAAACGCCTGTTGGAGATAGATGTCACCAGCCTGGCCGGGCATTACGCCTTGGCCAGGGTCCTGATGCATCAGCGGATATTCGACCAGGCCATTGATGAATTGATGCTGGCGGGCGAGAAGGATCCCCGGCTGGCCGAGAACATCGCCGCCGACCTCAGAAGCATCCAGAAGCTGGAGCCGGCCAATGCCAAGGCCCTGATGGCCGAGGCCCGGATGGATATCATCCTGAAAAATACCGATGCCTCCCTGGCCGCCCTAAGCCAGCTGATGGATATCGCCCCGGATAATTTTGCCGGGGCCGAGGCGCTCTACCGCAAGTTACTGTCGGCCAACCCGGAAAATTTCCGAATCAACCTGGCACTGGCCCGGGCCTACATCATCAACGGGGACATCGACCAGGCCGGCCAGCTGATAGAATCGGCGGTAAGTTCCGATCCCAATCTTTATGAACAGGCCATCAGCCTGCTGCGCATATCCCAGGAGAAGGAACCGGAGAATCTGTCCAATCAGGTACTGCTGGCCAGGATATACCGCCTGCGGGCCAATTATCAGCAAAGCATTGATCTTCTCAAGAGCGCCATGGCCGGAGACCCGAACCTGGCGGAGGCGGTGGGCCACGAGCTGCAGGCCATCATCGCTGAAAAGCCGGATCTGCTGGGGGCCAGATACCTGCTGGCCGAACTTCATCGTAAAAACAACCAGCCTGAGGCCGAGGTCCGGGAATATCAGGCGATATATAAGACCGACGGAAATGAGCGGCTCAGGGTACTGGCCAAACTGGAGGAGATGATATCCCTCAATCCCGACCTGGTGCTGGCGGTCATTTTAAGCTCCCGGATCCTGGCCGACCAGGGACGGCTGGCCGAGGCGGTGGCCGGGTATATGAGGGCCTGCGAGCTGGATAATGCCTTCAGACCAACTGCCGCGGCGGAGATAGAGAAGATGCTGCCGGCCAGTCCCAAACTGCCGGAGATATATGAGGCGCTGGGGACCATCTATTTTGAGCTGGGCAAATTCACCCAGGCCCGCGACATGCTGCCCCAGGCCTCCGGGATGATAACCGACCCCGAACGCCGGATGCGGATCCTTTTCTTCCTGGCCGAGACCCATCTGGCCTTGAGGGATGAGACCAAGGCCGATGAGGCCATGGACCAGGTCCGGGGGATGATGTCCGACGCCAACGAGGTATACAACGCCCTGCGCCGTTTTGCCTCCCGCCGCCTGCAGGTGGAGATCGATAAAGCCTACCAGGCGCTGCAGGATGCGCCGGACGATCAGTTCCGGAAACTGGATCTGGCCAACAAGCTGATAATAATCCAGAAATTCGATGCCGCCATAACCCTACTTAATTTCAAGCCGCTGGATGAAGAGTTGGCCAACCGCCGGGTGCTGACCCTGGCCAAAGCCTTCTGGGGACGCAAGGAGGCGGTCACGGCCATGGAACTGCTTAGGCAGGTTCCCCTGGAAGGGCATCCCTACAGCCGTTATCAAATGGAGGTGTGCTATCTGCTGGGGCAGTGCTATGAGTCCATCGGCAACTATGGCGGTGCGGTGGCCGCCTACCGCAATATCTACATGGACCAGATTGATTTCAGGGATGTCAAGAACCGTTTGGAATGGTGCGCCCAAGCGGCGGTGATGAAGGAGCTGGAGCATCGCGGGGCGGTGCTGGAAGCCAGCATCTGAAACCCTGGAAATAGGATCTGATAAAACATGCTCGCCAGGACAGGCAGGGGTGTTTATATAATAATTAAAAAACCGGAGACATAAAATTGAAAACGACCTTAGGCAACCTGTTTTTCAAATGGCGCAGCTATACCCCGATCCCGCTGCTGCTGGCAACCCTGATCCTGGCCAAGCCGACATTATTGACCATCACCCTGGGCCTGCTGGTAGCTTTGGCCGGCGAGCTGATCCGGATCTGGGCGGTGGCCTACGCCGGAGGGGCCACCCGGACCCTGGAGCCGGGGGTGGGCAACCTGATCACCGGCGGGCCGTTCTCTTATGTCCGCAATCCGCTCTATGTCGGCAATCTCCTGCTGAGCCTGGGCGTCTGCCTGGCGGCCTGGCCGGCCAAATGGTCCTTGGTGATCTCGGGAGCCTTCGCCATACCCTGGCTTTTGCCTATATTCGTGATAGCCTTCGCCATACAATACGGATTCATCGTGGCGGTGGAGGAGGACACCATCCGCCAGAGCCTGGGGGAGACATATAATGAATATTACAAAGCGGTGCCCCGCTGGCTGCCCCGCCTGACCCCGTATCCCAAGCCTTATCCGGAGAAGGGCGATTTCAAGGCCGGCTTCCGCTCCGACCGCCGCAGCATCCAGACCACCTGCATTGTTCTGCTGGTGATAATCATAATTTATATGGTCAGGCTTTTCGGATAAAAAGAACTCCAGGCGGAAATATCCTATGAC
The sequence above is a segment of the Candidatus Edwardsbacteria bacterium genome. Coding sequences within it:
- a CDS encoding tetratricopeptide repeat protein, which codes for MSPLADFFLLSKDQILQKSEKLRSEGKHSKAAELLASGLKNSAEDYELLLALASAHLADKKGRDAVMALKNAVTLVPSRSVEIMELAERFFFSDGQLPEMGDLAFEMNLGKRNFDAAVKLVKELGNHDVDVMYARYNKLKESLDHYQGPAKPAGTMAREMTTYYGAALLTERRGQVSQAMDILENILVRSQDEGNSVMAAAAKLASYHPGDTDTMLKHGDILLSLDKKERALELYVEAAKSGAADRVINKLESFSQGDPDNIEMLSLLVRLHLQKQDAAKAFDKISKLVLLDRQHIDNWINTLREIVKLDPGMAGAHMLLGDLSLESDKLDLAMAGYAKVAELEPQRLEEILDRYRKIMDRSPGNFEAATKIIDAYISAKQNDQAISAIHEIVDKDISLVDLALEKLDDILKSSLEQPEALNYLAECHLIRQDKTKAIPVYRFLATLGKEHQEKALTGLQKMVAQDPSDMPPMMALLDILVKGTRFKESALFGAELAKRHPASWAEYLPILERASYLDGQDFNSALIDICSQLEGSGQSHPAIDFVKAAALAEAGQHQKSAELLLKLTRDERASGLAKKALEEISRKYPQAAPLQLALAESYQDDGKMEDMAAALLSAIKYDKTMVPKVTEKLNQLLEKSPDNAELQMLQLELLYQEKLLDKAFQKAEQIIARWPDQSGAGAYLRLGQISLERGELTKAAGSLMKASELDAALSAEASGSLKRLLEIDVTSLAGHYALARVLMHQRIFDQAIDELMLAGEKDPRLAENIAADLRSIQKLEPANAKALMAEARMDIILKNTDASLAALSQLMDIAPDNFAGAEALYRKLLSANPENFRINLALARAYIINGDIDQAGQLIESAVSSDPNLYEQAISLLRISQEKEPENLSNQVLLARIYRLRANYQQSIDLLKSAMAGDPNLAEAVGHELQAIIAEKPDLLGARYLLAELHRKNNQPEAEVREYQAIYKTDGNERLRVLAKLEEMISLNPDLVLAVILSSRILADQGRLAEAVAGYMRACELDNAFRPTAAAEIEKMLPASPKLPEIYEALGTIYFELGKFTQARDMLPQASGMITDPERRMRILFFLAETHLALRDETKADEAMDQVRGMMSDANEVYNALRRFASRRLQVEIDKAYQALQDAPDDQFRKLDLANKLIIIQKFDAAITLLNFKPLDEELANRRVLTLAKAFWGRKEAVTAMELLRQVPLEGHPYSRYQMEVCYLLGQCYESIGNYGGAVAAYRNIYMDQIDFRDVKNRLEWCAQAAVMKELEHRGAVLEASI
- a CDS encoding isoprenylcysteine carboxylmethyltransferase family protein gives rise to the protein MKTTLGNLFFKWRSYTPIPLLLATLILAKPTLLTITLGLLVALAGELIRIWAVAYAGGATRTLEPGVGNLITGGPFSYVRNPLYVGNLLLSLGVCLAAWPAKWSLVISGAFAIPWLLPIFVIAFAIQYGFIVAVEEDTIRQSLGETYNEYYKAVPRWLPRLTPYPKPYPEKGDFKAGFRSDRRSIQTTCIVLLVIIIIYMVRLFG